Proteins found in one Deinococcus hopiensis KR-140 genomic segment:
- a CDS encoding PKD domain-containing protein: MTASLNLSNLLSAYTYTLEWGDGTTETLTPTTPTAQLKHNYSGPGSYTVQVTPQGSTPVTTTVNLSAPLPGLTTTPDNASIRQTVTANLTALVPALTYTLDWGDGTTETITGSPTAQKTHAYAQPGTYTVRLTSPATTPVTASVTAAVPAPTASGTASGLSVSLNLGNLLSGYPYSVAWGDGTTEPLTATAATATLSHAYSQPGTFTVQVTPRGSTPVTTPVTVNAPNSVLTVTPSAPLIRQTVTANLTALVPALTYTLDWGDGTTETITGSTATQKTHTYAQPGTYTVTLSATGTTPATFSLPVGMPVPTVTATSTALTASLGLGNLLADYSYTVNWGDGTTEPLTATAATATLSHAYSQPGTFTVQVTPRGSAPVTTPVTVNAPNSVLTVTPSAPLIRQTVTANLSSLVPALTYTLDWGDGTTETITGSPTAQKTYTYSTPGAYAVSVSAPGTAPATTPVTVGVPGPTATGTASGLTASLGLGNLLGDYSYTVDWGDGTTEPLTATAATTTLSHAYSQPGTFTLQITPQGSTPVTAPISVNAPIPVLVVTPGNALIRQTVTANLTALVPALTYTLDWGDGTTETITGSTATQKTHTYSAPGPYTITLSSPATPAVTAAVSSSAPVPTVAATSAALTASLGLGNLLADYSYTVNWGDGTTEPLTATAATATLSHAYSQPGTFTVQVTPRGSTPVTTPVTVNAPNSVLTVTPSAPLIRQTVTANLSSLVPALTYTLDWGDGTTETFTGTAAQKMHTYAQPGTYTVSLSATGTTPATVSVTAAVPAPTATGTASGLTASLGLGNLLADYSYTVNWGDGTTEPLTATAATATLSHAYSQPGTFTVQVTPRGSTPVTTPVTVNAPNSVLTVTPSAPLIRQTVTANLSSLVPALTYTLDWGDGTTETITGSTATQKTHTYAQPGTYTVTLSATGTTPATFSLPVGMPVPTVTGTSTALTASLGLGNLLGDYSYTVKWGDGTTEPLTPTAATATLSHAYSEPGTYTVQVTPRGSAPVTTPVTVSAPNSVLTVTPSDPSIRQTVTANLRSLVPALTYTLDWGDGTTETITGTPAAQKTHGYSPPGRYTVTLTSPATTPVTASVTAAVPAPTASGTASG, from the coding sequence GTGCGTACACCTACACCCTGGAGTGGGGAGACGGAACGACCGAAACCCTGACGCCCACCACCCCAACGGCACAACTGAAGCACAACTACAGCGGGCCGGGAAGCTACACAGTTCAAGTTACGCCTCAAGGCAGCACTCCGGTGACGACCACCGTCAACCTGAGCGCTCCGCTTCCGGGCCTGACGACCACGCCTGACAACGCGTCCATCCGTCAGACGGTCACGGCGAACCTGACGGCCCTGGTTCCCGCCCTGACGTATACGCTCGACTGGGGAGACGGCACCACCGAAACCATCACCGGCAGTCCCACTGCTCAAAAGACGCACGCGTACGCGCAGCCTGGGACGTACACCGTCCGCCTTACCTCTCCCGCGACCACGCCGGTGACGGCCAGCGTGACAGCGGCTGTTCCCGCCCCGACGGCCAGCGGAACGGCAAGTGGTTTGAGCGTTTCCCTGAATCTGGGCAACCTGCTGAGCGGGTACCCCTACAGCGTCGCGTGGGGCGACGGAACGACCGAGCCCCTGACGGCCACCGCTGCGACCGCGACCCTGAGTCACGCTTACAGCCAGCCCGGCACCTTCACGGTTCAGGTCACGCCCAGGGGCAGCACGCCCGTGACGACGCCCGTCACAGTGAACGCGCCGAACTCCGTGCTGACGGTCACGCCGAGCGCTCCCCTGATTCGCCAGACGGTCACAGCGAACCTGACGGCCCTGGTTCCCGCCCTGACGTATACGCTCGACTGGGGAGACGGCACCACCGAAACCATCACTGGCAGCACTGCCACCCAGAAGACGCACACGTACGCGCAGCCCGGGACATACACCGTGACGCTCTCCGCAACCGGGACCACTCCAGCGACGTTCAGCCTGCCGGTTGGCATGCCCGTTCCGACCGTGACGGCGACTTCCACCGCCCTGACGGCTTCCCTGGGTCTGGGCAACCTGCTCGCGGATTACAGCTACACGGTGAATTGGGGAGACGGAACGACCGAACCCCTGACCGCCACCGCTGCGACCGCGACCCTGAGTCACGCTTACAGCCAGCCCGGCACCTTCACGGTTCAGGTCACGCCCAGGGGCAGCGCTCCAGTCACGACGCCCGTCACAGTGAACGCGCCGAACTCCGTGCTAACGGTGACACCGAGCGCTCCTCTGATTCGCCAGACGGTCACGGCGAACCTGAGCTCCCTGGTTCCCGCCCTGACCTATACGCTCGACTGGGGAGACGGCACCACCGAAACCATCACCGGCAGTCCCACTGCTCAAAAGACGTACACCTATAGCACTCCCGGTGCCTACGCCGTCTCCGTCAGTGCGCCCGGAACGGCCCCCGCGACTACGCCGGTCACGGTTGGCGTTCCCGGCCCGACGGCCACCGGAACGGCAAGTGGATTGACGGCTTCCCTGGGTCTGGGGAACCTGCTCGGGGATTACAGCTACACGGTGGACTGGGGAGACGGAACGACCGAGCCCCTGACGGCCACCGCTGCGACCACGACCCTGAGTCACGCCTACAGCCAGCCCGGCACCTTCACACTCCAGATCACGCCGCAGGGCAGCACGCCCGTGACGGCGCCCATCAGCGTGAATGCTCCGATCCCAGTCCTGGTGGTCACACCTGGCAACGCACTCATCCGTCAGACGGTCACGGCAAACCTGACGGCCCTGGTTCCTGCCCTGACCTATACGCTCGACTGGGGAGACGGCACCACCGAGACCATCACCGGCAGCACCGCCACCCAGAAAACGCACACCTACAGCGCTCCCGGTCCCTACACCATTACCCTCTCTTCCCCCGCGACCCCAGCGGTGACGGCTGCGGTCAGCTCTAGCGCGCCCGTTCCGACCGTGGCGGCGACTTCCGCCGCCCTGACGGCTTCCCTGGGTCTGGGGAACCTGCTCGCGGATTACAGCTACACGGTGAACTGGGGAGACGGAACGACCGAACCCCTGACCGCCACCGCTGCGACCGCGACCCTGAGTCACGCTTACAGCCAGCCCGGCACCTTCACGGTTCAGGTCACGCCCAGGGGCAGCACGCCCGTGACGACGCCCGTCACAGTGAACGCGCCGAACTCCGTGCTAACGGTGACACCGAGCGCTCCTCTGATTCGCCAGACGGTCACGGCGAACCTGAGCTCCCTGGTTCCCGCCCTGACCTATACGCTCGACTGGGGAGACGGCACCACCGAGACCTTCACCGGCACCGCCGCCCAGAAGATGCACACGTACGCGCAGCCCGGGACGTACACGGTCTCGCTCTCCGCGACCGGGACCACTCCAGCGACGGTCAGCGTCACAGCGGCTGTTCCCGCCCCGACAGCCACCGGAACGGCAAGTGGATTGACGGCTTCCCTGGGTCTGGGGAACCTGCTCGCGGATTACAGCTACACGGTGAACTGGGGCGACGGAACGACCGAGCCCCTGACGGCCACCGCTGCGACCGCGACCCTGAGTCACGCTTACAGCCAGCCCGGCACCTTCACGGTTCAGGTCACGCCCAGGGGCAGCACGCCCGTGACGACGCCCGTCACAGTGAACGCGCCGAACTCCGTGCTGACGGTCACGCCGAGCGCTCCCCTGATTCGCCAGACGGTCACGGCGAACCTGAGCTCCCTGGTTCCCGCCCTGACGTATACGCTCGACTGGGGAGACGGCACCACCGAAACCATCACTGGCAGCACTGCCACCCAGAAGACGCACACGTACGCGCAGCCCGGGACATACACCGTGACGCTCTCCGCAACCGGGACCACTCCAGCGACGTTCAGCCTGCCGGTTGGCATGCCCGTTCCGACTGTGACGGGGACTTCCACTGCCTTGACGGCTTCCCTGGGTCTGGGCAACCTGCTGGGGGATTACAGCTACACGGTGAAGTGGGGAGACGGAACGACCGAACCCCTGACGCCCACCGCCGCGACGGCGACCCTGAGTCACGCCTACAGCGAGCCGGGCACCTACACGGTTCAGGTCACGCCCAGGGGCAGCGCTCCAGTGACGACCCCCGTCACCGTGAGCGCTCCGAATTCGGTCCTGACGGTCACGCCGAGCGATCCTTCCATTCGCCAGACGGTCACGGCGAACCTGAGGTCCCTGGTTCCCGCCCTGACGTATACGCTCGACTGGGGAGACGGCACCACCGAAACCATCACCGGCACTCCCGCCGCCCAGAAGACGCACGGGTACAGCCCCCCGGGCAGGTACACCGTCACCCTTACCTCTCCCGCGACCACGCCGGTGACGGCCAGCGTGACAGCGGCTGTTCCCGCCCCGACGGCCAGCGGAACGGCAAGTGGTT